AAATAAAAGACGCTCCATTTTTTAAAACACCAGCCTTTTCTGTAGCAATTTCAGCATGAGTATTGCCCAAGACCGCCTGATGATCTAAGCCAATCGATGGACAGATGACCGCTAGAGGACTAAATAGATTGGTAGAATCATGCAGGCCACCCATTCCAGCTTCAATAAAAGCAATATCAACAGGATGGACTTGCCCAAAGTAGAGGAACATCAAGACTGTGATAATCTCAAACTCTGTCGCATTTTCGTGCTCTGTCTCTTTTGGGAGACGTTCAACCACCGGCTTAACACGCTCAACTAAGCCAAGTAGATTCTCTTCTGAAATCATCTGACCATTGATAGAAATGCGTTCTTTGAAATCAATAATATAGGGTGAGGTAAATGTTCCAACTTCATAGCCGGCTTGAGAAAAAATCGTTTGTAAGGCATTGACAGTAGATCCCTTACCATTTGTTCCCACAATATGCACAGCCTTAAGATTGTCCTGTGGGTTTCCTAGTTCTTCAAGCATCCAGGCCATACGTTCCAAGCCAGGCTTAATGCCAAATTTTAATTGACCATGAATCCAATCCAATGCTTCTTGATAAATCATAATTGCTCCTTTTTAAGCTAATGCTTTGACTTAGCCATTAAACTAGTTTTTCTATGAGCCTAATACCACTTTAACCCTCTTATTATACCAAAGATTGCTAGCTATAACCAAAATATAAAAAAGGCAACCCTAGGGTCACCTCTTAAGCTTTCTCTTTTTCGTCAATAACAAGACGAACTTTTTTACCTTGAGTAGGTACCGAATAGACAATCGCTCTTATCGCCTTAATAGTACGTCCCTTTTTCCCGATAACACGCCCAATATCGGATGGGGCAAGATCAAGATGGTACTCCAAAAACTCAGGACCGTCAATAATCTTGATGGTCAACTGATCTGGTGAAGTAATTAAGGGGTTAATGATAGCGATAATAAGATTTTCAATGGTATCCATAGGCTAAAAAATTATTTTGAGAATTTTGATTCGTGGAATTTTTTCATAACGCCTTCTTTTGAAAGGATGTTACGAACTGTATCTGAAGGTTGTGCACCTTTAGACAACCACTCAAGAACACGTTCTTCTTTAAGTGTTACTTGGTTTTCTTCAACGAGTGGGTTGTAAGTACCAACTGTTTCGATGAAACGTCCATCACGTGGAGCACGTGAGTCTGCAACGTTAATACGGTAGAAAGGTTTTTTCTTAGAACCCATACGAGTCAAACGGATTTTTACTGCCATTTTTAATTTCTCTTTTCTTTAGTTTTTTTATTATGGTGGAGGCACTTACTGCCTCTTTACCTTAACTAGTATACCATATCATTTTTATGTGTCAAGAAAAAAACTTGACAGATTTAAATTTTCTACAAAAAACTAGAGACAAGCTCTAACTTCCTTATAGGACTATTTCTTGGTAGTACTATTATGATTTTTTTCATAAGCCACCTTTGCTTCAGCATACTCGACTTCTAAGCCATTAACTGTCGCTTTAGAAGCTTTCTCAGTTCATATATTTGAACTTTTATCTTCATAAATCAATTTCATAATAAAAACACCCCAAAAGTTAGACTTTCTCTATCTAACTTTTGGGGTGCAGTTCAAGTTTGACTAGGCCTTTTTTTTTCCATACTTTTGCTATAATAGAGCCATACCTATCAAAAGGAACTCAACATATGATAATAGATCAGCAACTTGTTTGCTACAAACGCCTTCCAAACTGGACAGCCACAACACTCCCAGAAATGGTGACTCAAAAACATAACACTAAGGTTGGAACCTGGGCTAAACTGACTATTCTATCAGGAACTCTTCACTTTTATGAATTAGATGAACAGGGAGAGATTACTGCAGAGCACCTCTTCACACCTGAAACAGAAATTCCTTTTGTCGAACCACAATCTTGGCATCGAATCGCTGCTGCTTCAGATAATTTAGAATGCTATCTTTCCTTCTACTGCAAGCCAGAGGACTACATGGCTAAAAAGTATGATACTAAAGCCCACTCTGAGGTTCTTGAAGCCGTCCAGTCTGGACATATTAAACCTGGTCGTACCCTTGATTTAGGCTGTGGCCATGGTCGTAACGCTCTTTATTTGGCATCACTTGGACACGAAGTTACTGCCGTTGATATTAACAATGAAGCCACACAACGTATCCAAATGATTGCTGATGAAGAAAGTTACAATGTTAGAGCTGGCTACTACGATATCAATGTTTCTGCTCTTCCTGAGTCTGAAACCTTTGACTTCATCCTCTCAACAGTGGTCTTCATGTTCCTAGATCCTAATCAAATTCCAGCTATTATCCAAAATATGCAAGAGCGTACAGCCATTGGTGGTTACAACCTAATTGTTTGTGCCATGGATACAGAAGAGCACCCTTGTACCATGCCTTTCCCATTTACTTTTGAAGAAGGCGAGTTGAAAAACTACTATAGTGACTGGGAATTAATCAAGTACAATGAAAATCTTGGTCACCTTCACCGTTTAGATGAGCATGGCAATCCAATCGCCCTTCAATTTGCGACCATGTTAGCCAAGAAGGTAACATAAGAACGAATGACTGTAAAAGAACTGATTACAGCTTGACTTATCTTCAAATTAAAAACTAGAAATCCAGCTAAATTTCTAGTTTTTAATTGTTTACAATATCTGCATCCCCTGATTTAAGGTCTGCGTTTTCTGTTTTTTTGACATAATACACGCTACTATTAGTAGTTGGTGAGTAAAGAACAATGGGCGTTTCGTCTTTTTTAGTCGTAAAGAAACAGTGGTGAACAGAAGCATTTCACCATCTCTCATAAACCGAAATAATGGTATACTCAGAATTGCTATTACCAGTTGTAGCCATAGGTTGCATCCAAAGACAGACTATTGTCCTACATCCAACGGATAGGCAAAGAAGAGGATTCATTTGTAATTTCTTTGTATCTAGACTTATTCATCTACTTTCCCCAAGAAACAATCAAACTAGCAGATTGACTAGCCCTGTCATTGGACCAACTCAGATTTTCAGTCTAGGCTTCCTTGGCATGATTAGAATCAGGTGTATCAATACTTGCACTGCTAGATTCGTTTGGCTTATTATTTTCACTAGATGAAGTGATAGTATCCTCTGTTGATGCGAATATCAAGCTAGCCACTGTGAAAGATGACTTAGTCTCTTTATAGTTCAAGAGTCAGACTAATGGCTACTACGATTGCTACGAGGTATTCTAAGAGTGTATAGATATACTTATAATGTTTCGAGACTTCAATAAGGCCAAACTAATAAGCCAGTTGTAGTTCATCAGATTTTGGCTTACGTCCCTGAACTTACTCTTAGCAGGGGGATTAAAGACTTATAAGAGCAGACAGATTCAGTCAAAAGAAGGAAATCAGGAAACCCATGATCAGTAGGAGACTGATTAAGGTTGTAGTGTAAGAGATACCTTGGATAAATCAGGAAGAAGAAACTCATCCCTGGAAAAACGACAAGAGGAAGCACTAGCCCCTGTAACCACCAAATCATAACACTAAGAATGATTTGTACAAAGAAGAAAACCAAAAACAAATCATAAATGCATATTTATTTTTTTCATTGATTGTCACCTCCATCTAGGTTAAGTATAGTCCTCCTATCTTCACTTATCAATCCCATGACTCGTCTGACATCTTATTTTCTGCTACAATAGAAAAAAACAATTCAAAGAAGGAAACTGTACATATGAAATTAATTTCTTGGAATATTGATTCCCTAAATGCTGCTCTTACCGGTGACTCTGCGCGTGCTCAATTATCACGCGCCGTTATCGATACTTTGGTCACTGAAAATGCGGATATCATTGCTATTCAAGAGACAAAATTATCTGCTAAAGGGCCAACTAAAAAGCATTTGCAAATCTTAGAAGACTACTTCCCTGACTATGTCATTACTTGGCGTTCATCTGTTGAACCTGCCCGTAAAGGTTATGCTGGAACCATGTTCTTGTATAAAAAAGAATTGACACCAGTCATCACTTATCCTGAAATCGGAGCACCTTCAACCATGGATTGTGAAGGACGCATCATAACTCTCGAATTTGACACCTTCTTTGTGACACAGGTCTACACACCAAACGCTGGTGACGGGCTCAAACGTCTACTCGAACGTCAAATCTGGGATGAAAAATATGCGGATTACCTAGCTGAATTGGACGCTCAGAAACCAGTCCTTGCTACTGGTGATTACAACGTTGCCCACAAGGAAATCGACTTGGCCAACCCTTCAAGTAATCGTCGTTCACCAGGCTTTACAGATGAAGAACGTGCTGGCTTCACTAATCTCCTCAATAAAGGTTTTACAGATACTTACCGTCACCTCAATGGTGATGTTACAGGTGCCTATACATGGTGGGCCCAACGTAGCAAAACATCTAAAATTAATAATACAGGCTGGAGAATTGACTACTGGTTGACTTCAAATCGTATTGCCGATAAGGTCACAAAATCAAACATGATTGACTCTGGTGATCGCCAAGACCACACACCTATTGTCTTAGAGATTGACTTATAAAATAACTCTAGACCTAACCCCCTAAAAAGAGTAGAACCACTACTCTTTTACTTTACCCAACTAAGGAGAAATGATGAAAAATAAACTTAACCCTACACAAAAGCTTGTTCTCTCAGCTATTATCATGGCCCTATATATCGCCATCCTCTTTATTTCTCAAGCTATTTCCTTTGGTGCTGTTCAGATGCGTCTGGCCACGGCTTTATATGGATTAACCTATATCTTTCCATTTTTGGTTGTCCCACTCAGTCTCGCAAATGCTATTGCTAACTCTTTTGGTGGCCTGGGATTGATTGATGTTGTCGGTGGTTTCTGTGCCAGCTTTTTAGCAACTGGTAGCATCTACCTCATCCGTAAAATTAAGCTATCTAGCTGGTTTATCGTACTCCCAATCCTGCTCGTTCCATCCTTAGTAGTACCAATATGGCTTAGTGCCCTACTTAAACTTCCTTATGTCGCTCTCGTTATTAACCTTATCTTAGGGCAATTAGTTCCTGCAATCTTGGGAGCTGTACTTGTACACGAGCTAGCTAAACGCGGATACAAAGACTGACAAACAAAAACATCTCTGCAATTGCAGAGATGTCAGAATAAAGACAAACATCAAAAACGATGTTTGTCTCTTTTTATATTCACACTTAATTCTTCCATAATCGAATAATATTGGGGTATTTAGATAAAATACCAGGTCTTTCCTACCATCATTTTTACCAATTTTTTGATATTTAAACATGCCAAAGTAAGCCCAACCTTATCTTCCATTTTGGACTTTCCTTTTTCTCTGGTATAACGCAAGTTGTGATATTCTTTAGATGTTCCGAATAACCATTCTATCGTTTCTTTACGGTGTTGATACCGCTCCTTCATCCCACTTTGATGACGAATATCTTCGCAGACTTCTAGGGCGTCTTTCCAAATATGACGCACAACAACTTTTTGGTTCCGGCGACTTTCAGTACAAATCGCTAACAAGAGATAGATCTTACAAATTTTGGAATTGCTTTTATATTCTCTATAACCTTCACGTGTCGTTGTACGATAAGTTAATACCTGGTTCTCTAGACAAAGATAGCAGTCAGAATACTTGTTATAGACAAAGTCTTTAAGACGTAGAAAGTCTCTCCTACCTCTTGGCCTAGTGTAAGGGAATACCGGTATAATCCAATTTTCTAAAAGAAACTTAGCAACACTAGGTGTTTTGTAGCCTGAATCCGCAATAATGAATTCAGGTGAGAAGGGCTCTAACTTGGCTAAAAGAGCAGGAAAGAACTGACTATCATGGATGTTATCTGCTTCAACTGTAAAATCCAAGGCCCAACCGTGTTTATAACAATCTACCTGAGCATTATAAACAAAGACTTCCTTGTGAAACCTACCACATCAAATACCTTTTTCTTTTATTATACTCCTTCAAATCAATAAAAGTCCCCAGAAGTATAACTTCTAAGGACTTTGTCTTCAATCTGAAGCAACCTGACCTAGATTGCTTAAAAGATTAATATTAATCATTTTCGATTTTTTCAGCTTCTGTACTGAATTTTTGTACAATAGCTTCGAGAGCCAATTTGTCTGTATCGGGAAGCGTGATAGCATCATCAGAAATCTCATCAATATTAGCATAGAATTCAATGTGATTCTTAAGATTTTGGAGGTGAATTGGGGCATCGCCACCGTATTCCCCATCCAGATTGATCATCATACGATCTTCACCTAAAGGCTCGATATCTAGCGAACTTGTTTTGATATAAGCAACTCTCTTATCGTAGATGTGCTTGCCACCTTGAAGAACCTGACGAATAAGGTCAACCAATTCAAAGAGGTTGGCCGTTTTAACCATAATTAGGGTAAATTGACCATCATCCAATTTAGCATCTGGAGCAATCATTTCAAAACCACCAACTGAATTGGTCAAGGCAACGAAAATCATAGAAAGGTCGCCTTCAAAGACACCTTGATCGTGCGTAATGCGGACCGGAACTTTCTTAACTTGAGGAAGTAATTCGGCTCCCTTAACAAGATAGGCCAAATAACCAAGGACTGTCTTAAGTCGACTAGGAACACTGTAGGTTAGTTCCGTAAATGACCCTGCAGCCGCAATATTGATGAAGTATTTATCATCATAGGCACGACCAATATCCATCTGAAGGGTTTGATTTTTAGCAATAACCTTGGCTGCTTCAACAGGTTTTCCCCTTGGAATCTTCAAGGCGCGTGCAAAGTCATTTGTTGTCCCTGTGGGAATAACAGCCATTTGAGGACGTTTATCAAGAGGGGCGATCCCAGAAACAACCTCATTAATTGTTCCATCACCACCAGCCGCAATAACCAAATCAAAGCCTGCTTCTGCCGCACGAGTGGCCTCATTTTTGGCTGAGTTCTCATCCGGGGTTGTTTGAAAAGCAGATGTCTCAAAACCAGCACCTTCCAGGATATCCAAGACCTCAGCAACATTTTTCTTCATAATTTCTTGTCCAGATGTTGGATTATAAATTAAGCGGGCACGTTTTTGTTTCATATTGAACTCCTATAAATCCAGCAACCAAGCCTCATCTTTTACTTCAATTCCTAGGCTTTGTGCTTTTTCCAACTTACTTCCGGCATCACTACCAGCAACCACTAAATCTGTTTTCTTAGAGACTGAACCCGTCACCTTAGCACCCAGGGCCTCTAGTTTTGCCTTCGCTTCACTACGTTTAAGATGCTCCAATTTCCCTGTCAAAACAACAGTCTTACCAGATAGAATGGCATCATCTGCTACTTTTTGACCAAGATAGGATAAATTAACACCATAGGATTCCAGTTCTTTAAGAAGAACTTGAGCCTCCTCCTTGGCAAAATAACGCTGGATTGACTTGGCGATAACCTCTCCCAAACCATCTACAGCAGCAATAGCTTGGACATCTGCACTTGCCAACTCCTTGATAGTTCCAAAAGATTCTAGCAATTGCTTACTAACTTTGGCACCAACATGGCGAATTCCCAAACCATAGAGCAGTTTCTCTGCAGAATTTTCTTTTGATGCTTGAATAGCTGCATATAGTTTTTCAGCTGATTTTTCCTTGAAACCTTCTAATTGGAGGAAATCCTGACTATTTAAACCATAGATATCAGCCACCTCTTTAACCAATTCAGCTTTAAAGAGTTTTTCAACCACTGAAGGTCCCATACCTGAGATGTTCATGGCATCACGAGAAGCAAAATGAATAAGACCTTCCTTAATCTGAGCAGGACAAGATGGATTGATACAACGTAGGGCTACTTCATCTTCAA
This region of Streptococcus thermophilus genomic DNA includes:
- the tehB gene encoding SAM-dependent methyltransferase TehB; the encoded protein is MIIDQQLVCYKRLPNWTATTLPEMVTQKHNTKVGTWAKLTILSGTLHFYELDEQGEITAEHLFTPETEIPFVEPQSWHRIAAASDNLECYLSFYCKPEDYMAKKYDTKAHSEVLEAVQSGHIKPGRTLDLGCGHGRNALYLASLGHEVTAVDINNEATQRIQMIADEESYNVRAGYYDINVSALPESETFDFILSTVVFMFLDPNQIPAIIQNMQERTAIGGYNLIVCAMDTEEHPCTMPFPFTFEEGELKNYYSDWELIKYNENLGHLHRLDEHGNPIALQFATMLAKKVT
- a CDS encoding QueT transporter family protein translates to MKNKLNPTQKLVLSAIIMALYIAILFISQAISFGAVQMRLATALYGLTYIFPFLVVPLSLANAIANSFGGLGLIDVVGGFCASFLATGSIYLIRKIKLSSWFIVLPILLVPSLVVPIWLSALLKLPYVALVINLILGQLVPAILGAVLVHELAKRGYKD
- a CDS encoding exodeoxyribonuclease III, with translation MKLISWNIDSLNAALTGDSARAQLSRAVIDTLVTENADIIAIQETKLSAKGPTKKHLQILEDYFPDYVITWRSSVEPARKGYAGTMFLYKKELTPVITYPEIGAPSTMDCEGRIITLEFDTFFVTQVYTPNAGDGLKRLLERQIWDEKYADYLAELDAQKPVLATGDYNVAHKEIDLANPSSNRRSPGFTDEERAGFTNLLNKGFTDTYRHLNGDVTGAYTWWAQRSKTSKINNTGWRIDYWLTSNRIADKVTKSNMIDSGDRQDHTPIVLEIDL
- the rpsP gene encoding 30S ribosomal protein S16, whose amino-acid sequence is MAVKIRLTRMGSKKKPFYRINVADSRAPRDGRFIETVGTYNPLVEENQVTLKEERVLEWLSKGAQPSDTVRNILSKEGVMKKFHESKFSK
- a CDS encoding diacylglycerol kinase, with translation MKQKRARLIYNPTSGQEIMKKNVAEVLDILEGAGFETSAFQTTPDENSAKNEATRAAEAGFDLVIAAGGDGTINEVVSGIAPLDKRPQMAVIPTGTTNDFARALKIPRGKPVEAAKVIAKNQTLQMDIGRAYDDKYFINIAAAGSFTELTYSVPSRLKTVLGYLAYLVKGAELLPQVKKVPVRITHDQGVFEGDLSMIFVALTNSVGGFEMIAPDAKLDDGQFTLIMVKTANLFELVDLIRQVLQGGKHIYDKRVAYIKTSSLDIEPLGEDRMMINLDGEYGGDAPIHLQNLKNHIEFYANIDEISDDAITLPDTDKLALEAIVQKFSTEAEKIEND
- a CDS encoding KH domain-containing protein — protein: MDTIENLIIAIINPLITSPDQLTIKIIDGPEFLEYHLDLAPSDIGRVIGKKGRTIKAIRAIVYSVPTQGKKVRLVIDEKEKA